Proteins from a genomic interval of Lysobacter arenosi:
- a CDS encoding ATP-grasp domain-containing protein, producing the protein MRVLITGAGGPSAVSVWKSLAGEHELLLADMDPDSPGLYLVPSSNRFLIPGGEDPALVPALLELCRTQSVEVLISTVDAELAPLAEAEAAFAAIGTRVPLSPAPVLRRCRDKWALLSHLSGNPATPSCVALTADTLATITQFPCFAKPRAGSGSRGIAMIRSSEDLAALPQDGSYLVQELLPGPEFSVDVYVSRNGELVAAVPRERIRTDSGIAITARTVHMPELMESAAAIALAVGVRYVANVQFKQASDGRFKLLEINPRFPGSLPLTVAAGVDMPRLLMDDLQGRPLPPGPMPFKEILMVRYWTEKYLDPAEWQALCRR; encoded by the coding sequence ATGCGAGTGCTCATCACCGGTGCGGGTGGTCCGTCGGCGGTCAGCGTCTGGAAATCGCTGGCCGGCGAGCACGAACTGTTGCTGGCCGACATGGACCCGGATTCGCCCGGTCTCTACCTGGTGCCGTCGTCCAACCGGTTCCTGATCCCGGGCGGTGAGGATCCGGCACTGGTTCCGGCCTTGCTCGAGCTGTGCCGGACGCAATCGGTCGAGGTGCTGATCTCCACGGTCGATGCCGAACTGGCGCCGCTGGCCGAGGCCGAAGCGGCGTTCGCCGCGATTGGCACGCGCGTGCCGCTGTCGCCGGCGCCGGTGTTGCGCCGTTGCCGCGACAAGTGGGCACTGCTGTCGCACCTGTCGGGCAACCCAGCCACGCCCAGTTGCGTGGCGCTGACCGCGGACACGCTGGCGACGATCACGCAGTTCCCCTGTTTCGCCAAGCCGCGCGCAGGGTCGGGGTCACGCGGCATCGCGATGATCCGCAGCAGCGAAGACCTGGCGGCGCTGCCCCAGGACGGGTCCTACCTCGTGCAGGAACTGCTGCCTGGGCCGGAGTTCTCGGTCGACGTGTACGTGAGCCGGAACGGCGAGCTGGTCGCGGCGGTTCCGCGCGAGCGCATACGCACCGACTCGGGCATCGCCATCACCGCGCGCACGGTGCACATGCCCGAGCTGATGGAATCGGCCGCCGCCATCGCGCTTGCCGTGGGCGTTCGTTACGTCGCCAACGTCCAGTTCAAGCAGGCCAGCGACGGGCGCTTCAAGCTGCTGGAGATCAATCCGCGGTTTCCCGGCAGCTTGCCGCTGACCGTTGCCGCCGGGGTCGACATGCCGCGGCTGCTGATGGACGACCTGCAGGGCAGGCCGCTGCCGCCTGGCCCGATGCCGTTCAAGGAGATCCTCATGGTCCGCTACTGGACCGAGAAGTATCTGGATCCAGCGGAATGGCAGGCGCTGTGCCGCCGTTGA
- a CDS encoding alpha/beta fold hydrolase: protein MNTLLRPIRRAATALLMLAAMQAGTAVAASSDSIQSHSADVNGVTLHYLEAGKGTGTPVVLLHGYAQTSHMWRPLMRQLADRHVVIAPDLRGAGTSSKPVGGYEKKNLAQDIHALVKAKGYPKVKIVGHDIGLMVAYAYAAQYPDEVESVVLMDAFLPGVGDWSKVWLLRDLWHFHFYGETPLKLVDGRERIYFEHFWNDFAADRNHSVSETDRQFYAAEYARPNGMRAGFEYFKAFEQDAKDFAELSRTKLPMPMLVLTGEKASGPFLIEQGKLVATNVEGVVITGSGHWLVDEAPEQTIPALVSFLNR from the coding sequence ATGAACACTTTGCTGCGTCCGATCCGACGCGCCGCCACCGCGCTGCTGATGCTCGCCGCCATGCAGGCCGGCACCGCCGTTGCCGCCAGTAGCGATTCGATCCAGAGCCATTCCGCCGACGTCAACGGCGTCACCCTCCACTACTTGGAGGCCGGCAAAGGCACCGGAACGCCGGTCGTGCTGCTGCACGGCTATGCGCAGACCAGCCACATGTGGCGCCCGTTGATGCGCCAACTGGCCGATCGCCACGTCGTGATCGCGCCGGACCTGCGCGGCGCCGGTACGTCGTCCAAGCCCGTCGGCGGTTACGAGAAGAAGAACCTCGCCCAGGACATCCACGCCCTGGTGAAGGCCAAGGGCTATCCCAAGGTGAAGATCGTCGGTCACGACATCGGCCTGATGGTGGCCTACGCCTACGCGGCGCAGTATCCGGACGAAGTCGAGAGCGTCGTGCTGATGGACGCGTTCCTGCCCGGTGTCGGCGACTGGAGCAAGGTCTGGCTGTTGCGCGACCTGTGGCATTTCCACTTCTACGGCGAAACGCCGCTGAAGCTGGTCGATGGCCGAGAGCGGATCTACTTCGAGCACTTCTGGAACGACTTCGCCGCCGACCGCAACCACTCCGTGTCCGAAACCGACCGCCAGTTCTACGCCGCCGAGTACGCGCGGCCGAACGGCATGCGCGCCGGCTTCGAGTACTTCAAGGCCTTTGAACAGGATGCCAAGGACTTTGCCGAACTGTCGCGGACCAAGCTGCCGATGCCGATGCTGGTGCTGACCGGCGAGAAGGCCTCGGGCCCGTTCCTGATCGAACAGGGCAAGCTGGTGGCGACGAACGTCGAAGGCGTGGTCATCACCGGTTCGGGCCACTGGCTGGTGGATGAAGCACCGGAACAGACGATTCCCGCGCTGGTGTCGTTCCTCAACCGGTAA
- a CDS encoding response regulator, with the protein MPQVLIVDDDLVNRKLARAILERVGWEAVECDNGESALDCFQRQPFDAVLLDIGLPGMDGRQVCLELRKLQQGPLRIVAYTASVLPEEMESLVHNGFDDVLQKPVSIAAVQAAFAAP; encoded by the coding sequence ATGCCACAGGTACTGATCGTCGATGACGACCTGGTCAATCGCAAGCTCGCCCGCGCCATCCTCGAGCGCGTCGGCTGGGAGGCGGTGGAATGCGACAACGGCGAGTCCGCGCTGGACTGCTTCCAGCGCCAGCCGTTCGATGCCGTGCTGCTCGACATCGGCCTGCCCGGCATGGACGGTCGCCAGGTCTGCCTGGAGTTGCGCAAGCTGCAGCAGGGCCCGCTGCGGATCGTGGCGTACACGGCTTCGGTGCTACCGGAGGAGATGGAATCGCTGGTCCACAACGGCTTCGACGACGTACTGCAGAAGCCGGTGAGCATTGCCGCGGTCCAGGCGGCATTTGCGGCGCCCTGA
- a CDS encoding amino acid permease: MPAPAATATATTQLSHALKPRQLIMMGLGSAIGAGLFLGSGVGVQAAGPAVLISYLVAGALVIIVMNALGEMAAAKPASGAFSVYAADAMGATAGATVGWLWWAQLVIVIAAESVGAAGLLAMVWPSLSVPLASLTFMLFFTAINLMGVKNFGEFEFWFAILKVVAIIAFILIGVALLLGLLPEVTSPGLSNFVDHGGFAPKGLAGVGAALLVVVFAFGGTEIVAVAAAETEDPERSIARAIRTVAWRILVFYIGSLSVIIAVVPWTSPALSSPFAAVLEAAKIPGAATAITLIAVIALLSALNANLYGASRMIHSLAERSEAPRWLARVNTRHVPVAAVLSCVVFGFIATAMELRYPGKVLPVLLNVVGSTCLLVWTISLLSQLILRRRADRTGTRLPFRMRGFPYLTVIALAILGLIFLLLLSGSDTRIQFLSMLGLTLGIAAISEIARRRRA; encoded by the coding sequence ATGCCCGCTCCTGCCGCTACCGCCACTGCGACGACCCAGCTCAGCCACGCGCTCAAACCCCGGCAGCTGATCATGATGGGGCTGGGCAGCGCGATCGGCGCCGGCCTGTTCCTGGGTTCCGGCGTGGGCGTGCAGGCGGCCGGACCGGCGGTGCTGATCTCCTACCTCGTCGCCGGCGCGCTGGTGATCATCGTGATGAACGCCCTGGGCGAAATGGCCGCGGCCAAGCCGGCCAGCGGCGCGTTCTCGGTGTACGCCGCCGATGCGATGGGCGCGACCGCCGGCGCCACGGTGGGCTGGTTGTGGTGGGCGCAGCTGGTGATCGTGATCGCGGCCGAGTCGGTTGGCGCGGCCGGATTGCTGGCCATGGTGTGGCCTTCGCTGTCAGTGCCGCTCGCGTCGCTGACGTTCATGCTGTTCTTCACCGCCATCAACCTGATGGGCGTGAAGAACTTCGGCGAGTTCGAGTTCTGGTTCGCGATCCTCAAGGTCGTGGCGATCATCGCCTTCATCCTGATCGGCGTCGCGCTGCTGCTGGGGCTGCTGCCCGAGGTCACATCGCCGGGCCTGTCGAACTTCGTCGACCACGGCGGCTTCGCGCCCAAGGGCCTGGCCGGTGTCGGTGCGGCGTTGCTGGTGGTGGTGTTCGCCTTCGGCGGCACCGAGATCGTGGCCGTCGCCGCGGCCGAGACCGAGGACCCCGAGCGCAGCATTGCCCGCGCGATCCGCACCGTGGCCTGGCGCATCCTGGTGTTCTACATCGGCTCGCTCAGCGTGATCATCGCGGTGGTGCCGTGGACGAGTCCTGCGCTGTCGTCGCCGTTCGCGGCGGTGCTGGAGGCGGCGAAAATTCCTGGTGCGGCCACGGCCATCACGCTGATCGCGGTGATCGCGCTGCTGTCGGCGCTCAATGCCAACCTCTACGGCGCCTCGCGCATGATCCATTCGCTGGCCGAGCGCAGCGAAGCGCCGCGCTGGCTGGCGCGGGTGAACACCCGCCACGTGCCGGTGGCCGCGGTGCTGTCGTGTGTGGTGTTCGGCTTCATCGCCACGGCGATGGAGCTGCGCTATCCGGGCAAGGTGCTGCCGGTGCTGCTCAACGTGGTCGGCTCGACCTGCCTGCTGGTGTGGACGATCTCGTTGCTCTCGCAACTCATCCTGCGCCGTCGCGCCGATCGCACCGGCACCCGGCTGCCGTTCCGGATGCGCGGCTTTCCGTACCTGACGGTGATCGCGCTGGCGATCCTGGGCTTGATCTTCCTGCTGTTGCTGTCGGGATCCGACACGCGGATCCAGTTCCTGTCGATGCTCGGACTGACGCTGGGCATCGCGGCGATCAGCGAGATCGCGCGCAGGCGGCGGGCATAA
- a CDS encoding Hpt domain-containing protein, which translates to MAVAAMGGNGDLDLAAAARLLGDEQLVPLVADAFASSAPALLQQLRQSVLADDQTEVRRHLHRLTPTLALLASQDLQDQCERVFALWRAPRTAEREARSLALVDRLDALAREATQWVNRSDPAAP; encoded by the coding sequence ATGGCGGTGGCAGCGATGGGCGGTAATGGCGACCTCGACCTTGCGGCGGCTGCCAGGTTGCTGGGTGATGAGCAGCTGGTGCCGCTGGTGGCCGACGCGTTCGCCAGTTCCGCCCCGGCGCTGCTGCAGCAACTGCGCCAGTCCGTCCTCGCCGACGACCAGACGGAAGTGCGCCGGCACCTGCATCGCCTGACGCCGACGCTGGCCCTGCTCGCCAGCCAGGACCTGCAGGATCAGTGCGAGCGTGTGTTCGCGTTGTGGCGCGCGCCACGCACCGCGGAACGGGAGGCGCGCTCGCTGGCCCTGGTCGATCGTCTCGACGCGCTGGCACGCGAGGCCACGCAATGGGTGAATCGATCAGACCCGGCCGCGCCCTGA
- a CDS encoding DUF3228 family protein, producing MSIVLTDFARPRLFPREPRRNTIQDCTPAQFERHLNETPPMMVLDGYAPFCKLHVHRNWTSTRCLAVPITDDNRHLLRSGYEERTRGELPVLVRWFEDIDPPLADYLIVILYSREQLAKEGTDITADYGVVGCMYTAEPVETPMAPITMMRNALGVEEGGSGVPLDREAYLRSVEFWRTHANWRG from the coding sequence ATGTCCATCGTCCTCACCGACTTCGCCCGCCCCCGCCTGTTCCCGCGCGAACCCAGGCGCAACACCATCCAGGACTGCACGCCTGCGCAGTTCGAACGGCACCTCAACGAAACGCCGCCGATGATGGTGCTCGATGGCTATGCGCCGTTCTGCAAGTTGCACGTGCACCGCAACTGGACATCGACGCGTTGCCTGGCGGTGCCGATCACCGACGACAACCGGCACCTGCTGCGATCGGGTTACGAGGAACGCACGCGCGGCGAGTTGCCGGTGCTGGTGCGCTGGTTCGAAGACATCGACCCGCCGCTGGCCGACTACCTGATCGTGATCCTCTACAGCCGCGAGCAACTGGCGAAGGAGGGCACGGACATCACCGCCGATTACGGCGTGGTCGGCTGCATGTACACGGCCGAGCCGGTCGAGACCCCGATGGCCCCCATCACCATGATGCGCAACGCGCTGGGCGTGGAGGAAGGCGGCTCCGGTGTTCCGCTGGACCGTGAGGCCTATCTGCGCAGCGTGGAGTTCTGGCGCACGCATGCGAACTGGCGCGGCTGA
- a CDS encoding PIG-L family deacetylase, giving the protein MITDVEMPGGSGLELIQAVKAVHKWTCVLVMTGVVSAEYARTALQNDADGLLFKPFAREEFLEQVRKLTQLTRRRRQQERRSVLAVGAHPDDVEIGCGGTLAMHAARQDEVTILTLSHGAEGGDARIRAREARAAAGLLHARLILGDLQDTRVPEGGASIELIQQAIAEVDPTHVYTHSQYDTHQDHRNTHRATMVAARGVGQLYCYQTPSATVEFRPGLFIDITDHLPHKLEAIEAYQSQTALREYLAPDLIVATARYWGRFAGYVMAEPLEVIRQRVGQ; this is encoded by the coding sequence GTGATCACCGACGTCGAAATGCCCGGTGGCAGCGGCCTGGAACTGATCCAGGCGGTCAAGGCGGTGCACAAGTGGACCTGCGTGCTGGTGATGACCGGCGTGGTGAGTGCGGAGTACGCGCGCACCGCACTGCAGAACGATGCCGATGGCCTGCTCTTCAAACCCTTCGCCAGGGAGGAGTTCCTTGAGCAGGTGCGCAAGCTGACCCAGCTCACGCGCCGCCGGCGGCAACAGGAACGCCGTTCGGTACTGGCGGTGGGCGCGCATCCGGACGATGTCGAGATTGGCTGCGGTGGCACCCTGGCGATGCACGCGGCCCGCCAGGACGAAGTGACCATCCTCACCCTCAGCCATGGTGCCGAGGGCGGCGACGCCCGCATCCGTGCCCGCGAGGCGCGTGCCGCCGCCGGCCTGTTGCACGCCAGGCTGATCCTGGGGGACCTGCAGGACACCCGGGTGCCTGAAGGCGGCGCCAGCATCGAGTTGATCCAGCAGGCGATCGCCGAGGTCGATCCGACGCACGTCTACACGCACTCGCAGTACGACACCCACCAGGATCATCGCAACACCCATCGCGCGACCATGGTGGCCGCGCGCGGCGTCGGCCAGCTCTATTGCTACCAGACGCCGTCGGCCACGGTGGAATTCCGCCCGGGGCTGTTCATCGACATCACCGATCACCTGCCGCACAAGCTCGAGGCGATCGAGGCCTATCAAAGTCAGACGGCGCTGCGTGAATACCTCGCCCCCGATCTGATCGTCGCCACCGCGCGCTACTGGGGCCGGTTCGCCGGCTATGTCATGGCCGAGCCACTGGAAGTGATCCGGCAGCGGGTAGGGCAATGA
- a CDS encoding histidine phosphatase family protein: MAGAVPPLSVLLVRHAQTTANAGEVTDNHADIRLTALGEQQARDVALAIGQSPPDLIVVSPFRRTLDTAVPLIQAHPTVAVETWPIEEFSYLAPARADRTSPAERKPMVAEYWDRADPLYVDGKGAESFAHFIERLRRFHRRLWQHSGRVVVFGHGQFLRGFVLGLHEGFSDSREAMLRFRQAETTVPVRNGEIIAVALPSPGELIHGGGSDGR, from the coding sequence ATGGCAGGCGCTGTGCCGCCGTTGAGTGTGCTGCTGGTCAGGCACGCGCAAACCACGGCGAACGCCGGCGAGGTCACGGACAACCATGCCGACATCCGCCTGACCGCGCTCGGCGAGCAGCAAGCGCGCGATGTCGCCCTCGCCATCGGCCAGTCGCCGCCGGACCTGATCGTGGTGTCGCCGTTCCGGCGCACGCTGGATACCGCCGTCCCGCTGATCCAGGCGCACCCGACGGTGGCGGTTGAAACCTGGCCGATCGAGGAATTCTCGTACCTGGCGCCGGCGCGGGCGGATCGCACCAGCCCGGCGGAGCGCAAGCCGATGGTGGCCGAGTACTGGGATCGCGCCGATCCGCTCTACGTCGATGGCAAGGGCGCGGAGTCGTTCGCGCATTTCATTGAGCGCCTTCGCCGGTTTCACCGCCGCCTGTGGCAGCACAGCGGCCGCGTGGTCGTGTTCGGCCACGGCCAGTTCCTGCGTGGTTTCGTGCTGGGGTTGCACGAAGGCTTTTCCGACTCGCGCGAAGCGATGCTGCGCTTCCGCCAAGCCGAAACCACCGTGCCGGTACGCAATGGCGAGATCATCGCCGTGGCACTGCCGTCACCGGGCGAGTTGATCCATGGCGGTGGCAGCGATGGGCGGTAA
- a CDS encoding tetratricopeptide repeat protein has product MNAATLTLLAALAASLPAQASQAPTSQCQIDQAQRLMEQQPRPVAQIDALLVQCRSAGSHDYRVDLLAGVLAREEGRLADAIEALTRAHQQAPGELAPALELAVTYEFQQRPEQARALYLQVLQSDPASRPARLGLARVARQQYRPDEAEVIYRELLSADPDDQEAQTGLAMVALQQRRYDDARERLQTLQAAHPDDPEVQAGLAALALGWRYRLDLAAGREDLAPGNSNRAVAQLEIAANARDTFNLRYEHNDRELASSNPLDPSVLPSNSGRVSWLRRVPGQHFWEVAYEYRQYDIAQDTQRVEFNVGHRLGGKVQGFAGVRQQFGATSQDDRLWHVGLSVPTSQHTYATLIGYYAQPDVGDDNTAYVADLTWERERLQLTGGIGYGVDPDNFITHLRGVWPLPHRQAITFAIEHRSLGDETEALLGWRVEWQ; this is encoded by the coding sequence ATGAACGCCGCCACGCTGACATTGCTGGCCGCTCTGGCTGCGTCGTTACCGGCTCAGGCATCGCAAGCCCCGACATCGCAATGCCAGATCGACCAGGCGCAGCGACTGATGGAGCAGCAACCTCGCCCCGTCGCGCAGATCGATGCATTGCTTGTTCAATGTCGCTCCGCAGGCAGCCACGACTACCGCGTCGACCTGCTCGCTGGCGTGCTTGCACGCGAAGAAGGGCGGCTGGCCGATGCAATCGAGGCGCTGACACGCGCGCACCAGCAGGCGCCGGGCGAACTGGCACCAGCGCTCGAACTGGCCGTGACTTACGAGTTCCAGCAGCGACCCGAACAGGCCCGGGCGCTCTACCTGCAGGTGCTGCAATCGGATCCGGCATCGCGCCCGGCACGCCTCGGTCTGGCGCGTGTCGCCCGCCAGCAATACCGCCCTGACGAAGCCGAGGTCATCTACCGCGAGCTGTTGTCGGCCGATCCGGATGACCAGGAAGCCCAGACCGGGCTGGCGATGGTGGCGCTGCAACAGCGTCGCTACGACGACGCCCGCGAACGCCTGCAGACCCTGCAGGCGGCCCATCCCGACGACCCGGAAGTGCAGGCCGGCCTGGCCGCGCTCGCGCTGGGGTGGCGCTATCGGCTCGACCTGGCCGCAGGACGGGAAGACCTGGCGCCAGGCAACTCCAACCGCGCCGTGGCGCAGCTGGAAATAGCCGCCAATGCCAGGGACACGTTCAACCTGAGGTACGAGCACAACGATCGCGAACTGGCGTCGTCCAACCCGCTCGATCCCAGCGTGCTGCCGTCCAACAGCGGCCGCGTCAGCTGGTTGCGGCGTGTCCCCGGCCAGCACTTCTGGGAGGTCGCCTACGAGTACCGGCAATACGACATCGCCCAGGACACGCAGCGCGTCGAGTTCAACGTCGGCCATCGCCTGGGCGGGAAGGTGCAGGGATTTGCCGGCGTGCGACAGCAGTTCGGTGCCACCTCGCAGGACGACCGGCTCTGGCACGTCGGTCTGAGCGTGCCGACCTCGCAACACACCTACGCCACGCTGATCGGCTATTACGCGCAACCGGACGTTGGCGACGACAACACGGCCTACGTCGCCGATCTGACCTGGGAGCGCGAGCGCCTGCAGCTGACCGGCGGCATCGGCTACGGCGTCGATCCGGACAACTTCATCACCCATCTCCGGGGCGTGTGGCCCTTGCCGCACAGGCAAGCCATCACCTTTGCGATCGAGCACCGCAGCCTCGGCGATGAAACCGAAGCGCTACTGGGCTGGCGCGTGGAGTGGCAGTAG
- a CDS encoding glycosyltransferase family 2 protein, with amino-acid sequence MQEVWVWVCVVAVFLGAAPQLAALIQFLLVGLHGVRNHYPKCAPVTRRVAVLIPAWNEGLVIDNTIEHMMSLDYPRDALRVYVIDDASTDQTPQLAQAAALRYPGNVFHLRREKGGQGKAHTLNYGLAHVLDNDWMEAVLITDADVQYSRDALARMVRHLADPKVGAITAYIKEGSDPGGFVSRSIAFEYITAQAASRRAQNVMGVMACVAGGAQLHSRENLIAIGGAIDTSTLAEDTYTTFLTELSGRRALFDPSAVVWAEEPDALTSLWKQRLRWARGNLQLSWAFRHAWFRPFSHRGIGGWVFGLIWFATVLTPILMLMAMVGGLSLLFLDPSWAWHAFRVLWLTNVFVYLFQLLFCFVIDPHTAKRAWLEGVLFPGFMSVALMAWSVFPERLQPLVQAFPSIGADWDWRTVLVVVLYAWVGACMAAGWGLYRLERAGAPAWLVRPLLAVVGVGPVLCAVSLTAYVYELRGAERHWDKTVKTGKVRQLE; translated from the coding sequence ATGCAGGAAGTCTGGGTATGGGTGTGCGTGGTCGCCGTGTTCCTTGGCGCGGCGCCGCAACTCGCGGCCTTGATCCAGTTCCTGTTGGTTGGCCTGCACGGCGTGCGCAACCACTACCCGAAGTGCGCGCCGGTGACCCGACGCGTGGCCGTGCTGATCCCGGCCTGGAACGAAGGCCTGGTCATCGACAACACGATCGAGCACATGATGTCGCTCGACTATCCGCGCGACGCGTTGCGCGTGTACGTGATCGACGATGCCAGCACCGACCAGACTCCGCAGCTGGCCCAGGCCGCCGCGCTGCGCTATCCGGGCAACGTGTTCCATCTCCGCCGCGAGAAGGGCGGGCAGGGCAAGGCGCACACATTGAACTACGGACTGGCGCACGTGCTGGACAACGACTGGATGGAGGCGGTGCTGATCACCGACGCCGACGTGCAGTACTCGCGCGACGCCCTGGCCCGGATGGTGCGCCACCTCGCCGATCCCAAGGTCGGCGCGATCACGGCGTACATCAAGGAAGGCAGCGATCCGGGCGGATTCGTCTCGCGTTCCATCGCCTTCGAGTACATCACCGCGCAGGCGGCCTCGCGTCGCGCGCAGAACGTGATGGGCGTGATGGCCTGCGTCGCCGGTGGCGCACAGCTGCATTCGCGCGAGAACCTCATCGCCATCGGTGGCGCCATCGACACCTCGACCCTGGCCGAGGACACCTACACCACCTTCCTCACCGAACTGAGCGGACGGCGCGCGCTGTTCGACCCCAGCGCGGTGGTATGGGCCGAAGAGCCCGATGCGCTTACCAGCCTGTGGAAGCAGCGCCTGCGCTGGGCCCGCGGCAACCTGCAGCTCAGCTGGGCGTTCAGGCATGCCTGGTTCCGTCCGTTCTCGCATCGCGGCATCGGTGGCTGGGTGTTCGGCCTGATCTGGTTCGCGACCGTGCTGACACCGATCCTGATGCTGATGGCGATGGTCGGTGGCCTGAGCCTGTTGTTCCTCGACCCGTCGTGGGCGTGGCATGCCTTCCGCGTGCTGTGGCTGACCAATGTCTTCGTCTACCTGTTCCAGCTGCTGTTCTGCTTCGTCATCGACCCGCATACGGCGAAACGTGCGTGGCTGGAAGGCGTGCTGTTTCCCGGCTTCATGTCGGTCGCCCTGATGGCCTGGTCGGTATTTCCCGAACGACTGCAGCCGCTGGTGCAGGCGTTCCCCTCGATCGGTGCGGACTGGGACTGGCGCACCGTCCTCGTCGTGGTGCTGTATGCCTGGGTCGGCGCGTGCATGGCGGCCGGTTGGGGCCTGTACCGGCTCGAACGCGCCGGCGCCCCGGCATGGCTGGTGCGTCCATTGCTGGCAGTGGTGGGCGTCGGCCCGGTGTTGTGTGCCGTCTCGTTGACCGCCTACGTGTACGAGTTGCGCGGTGCCGAGCGCCACTGGGACAAGACGGTGAAGACCGGCAAAGTGAGGCAGCTGGAATGA
- a CDS encoding sensor histidine kinase → MRVRPEQILSRLRKIDVGPMARQFGTIELGARDVAAILGLDGRVRAALLGGVQVPVARLPKHQVIKRLEDGTIEKVSVPEVDATPRLWSGGYLDDYRLIIVVGMSRQDALVDFELHRRIYLIGTSAFTVGVGLLTILAAVLARRQKRTLQRLAATERQSNELKSTFLAKISHDLRTPLNGILGFSELVKTTANEPEQRQYGEYIHDSSSHLLDLVNMILDLAKLRNGTLQLRLGEVDLRQVAMSVSRMHAIVARQKGLEFRVDVAEDFPERITCDGVRIREVLNNLLHNAIKFTRAGHVTMDLFALDGQAFVRVSDTGIGMTDEIKSRLFQPFSEGRDEASRGQAGAGIGLAFSRELVALHGGEIEATSQPGHGTSVTFWIPVAGPRAARAGAPVHSVTNEGTGNATGTDRR, encoded by the coding sequence GTGAGAGTGCGGCCCGAACAGATCCTCAGCCGACTGCGCAAGATCGATGTCGGCCCGATGGCCCGCCAGTTCGGCACCATCGAACTGGGCGCCAGGGACGTCGCCGCGATCCTGGGGCTGGATGGACGCGTTCGCGCCGCATTGCTCGGCGGTGTCCAGGTGCCGGTGGCGAGACTGCCGAAGCACCAGGTCATCAAGCGGCTGGAGGACGGCACCATCGAAAAGGTCTCGGTACCGGAAGTCGACGCCACTCCGCGACTGTGGTCGGGCGGGTACCTGGACGACTACCGGTTGATCATCGTCGTCGGGATGTCGCGCCAGGACGCCCTGGTCGACTTCGAGCTGCATCGACGGATCTACCTGATCGGTACCAGCGCCTTCACCGTGGGCGTCGGCCTGCTCACCATCCTGGCGGCAGTTCTGGCCCGTCGTCAGAAGCGCACGCTGCAACGGCTCGCCGCGACCGAACGGCAGTCGAACGAACTCAAGTCCACCTTCCTCGCCAAGATCTCCCATGACCTGCGCACGCCGCTCAACGGCATCCTGGGATTCTCCGAACTGGTGAAGACCACCGCCAATGAGCCCGAACAGCGCCAGTACGGCGAATACATCCATGACAGTTCCAGCCACCTGCTGGACCTGGTCAACATGATCCTCGACCTGGCCAAGCTGCGGAACGGCACGTTGCAGCTGCGGCTGGGCGAAGTCGATCTTCGCCAGGTCGCAATGAGCGTGTCGCGCATGCACGCCATCGTGGCCAGGCAGAAGGGGCTCGAGTTTCGCGTCGACGTCGCCGAGGATTTCCCGGAGCGGATCACCTGCGATGGCGTACGCATCCGCGAAGTCCTCAACAACCTGCTGCACAACGCCATCAAGTTCACCCGCGCCGGCCACGTCACGATGGATCTGTTCGCGCTGGATGGGCAAGCATTCGTGCGCGTGTCCGATACCGGCATCGGCATGACCGACGAGATCAAGAGCCGGCTGTTCCAGCCTTTCAGCGAGGGGCGCGATGAAGCGTCAAGGGGCCAGGCCGGGGCGGGAATCGGGCTGGCGTTCTCCCGGGAGCTGGTCGCCCTCCATGGCGGCGAGATCGAAGCCACATCGCAACCCGGGCACGGCACCTCCGTCACTTTCTGGATCCCGGTGGCGGGGCCTCGCGCGGCACGTGCGGGAGCACCGGTTCACAGCGTAACCAACGAGGGCACAGGCAATGCCACAGGTACTGATCGTCGATGA